One stretch of Halobaculum marinum DNA includes these proteins:
- a CDS encoding potassium transporter TrkA — MSPFVAGGGPVAALPLQSVVDVIELLNVPRLVGFAFASFLVAAAGAATYRWYVGEVVPRGLPTLLGTATVAVYLNTVGLFSTVIPVDGLAAADPFAPATVLRNVVSLLVAIAAAPVGRRVGDRFATNVTAVAGADRVEGELSRFARTVGRIRTVEVPDDVADIDGYDPVDDATKERLAGETLLFPRRLSEQQLRDRFVTRLKEEYGVGHVDAEFDGTKLVHLGVGRRVAGIGPTLGPGTCAVAVRADPPQGAGPGDAVQVWRRPAGTHSDATDAPDDAATVSPEADGGSAADSRFERVTTAELRAVVGDVVTLAVDESDTDVFDADGEYRLVTMPVSQRADREFASLLRVADETMAVVSVHADGELVGATVGDLPGAVAAVEAADGSVEPIPPRGRTLAVDETVYVVARPEAIRELERRATGAATDGGGDGEPDALT, encoded by the coding sequence GTGAGCCCGTTCGTCGCGGGCGGCGGCCCGGTCGCCGCGCTCCCGCTGCAGTCGGTCGTCGACGTCATCGAGCTCCTGAACGTCCCCCGCCTGGTCGGCTTCGCGTTCGCGTCGTTCCTCGTGGCCGCCGCCGGCGCGGCCACCTACCGCTGGTACGTCGGCGAGGTCGTCCCGCGCGGACTGCCGACGCTGCTCGGCACTGCCACGGTCGCGGTGTACCTCAACACGGTCGGGCTGTTCTCCACGGTTATCCCGGTCGACGGGCTGGCGGCTGCCGACCCGTTCGCCCCCGCGACCGTCCTCCGGAACGTCGTCAGTCTCCTCGTCGCCATCGCCGCGGCACCGGTGGGGCGCCGGGTGGGCGACCGGTTCGCGACGAACGTCACCGCGGTCGCCGGCGCCGACCGGGTCGAGGGGGAGTTGAGTCGGTTCGCGCGCACGGTCGGTCGTATCCGGACGGTCGAGGTACCCGACGACGTCGCCGACATAGACGGCTACGACCCGGTCGACGACGCCACGAAGGAGCGACTCGCCGGCGAGACGCTGCTGTTCCCGCGTCGCCTCTCCGAACAGCAACTGCGCGACCGGTTCGTCACTCGGCTGAAGGAGGAGTACGGAGTGGGCCACGTCGACGCGGAGTTCGACGGGACGAAGCTCGTCCACCTCGGCGTCGGTCGCCGGGTGGCCGGCATCGGACCGACGCTCGGGCCGGGAACGTGCGCCGTGGCGGTTCGGGCGGACCCACCCCAGGGCGCTGGCCCCGGCGACGCCGTGCAGGTGTGGCGTCGCCCGGCGGGGACGCACTCCGACGCCACCGACGCGCCCGATGACGCTGCGACGGTGTCACCGGAGGCCGACGGGGGGAGCGCCGCCGACAGTCGCTTCGAGCGTGTCACGACGGCCGAACTCCGAGCGGTCGTCGGCGACGTCGTGACGCTCGCGGTCGACGAGTCCGACACCGACGTGTTCGACGCGGACGGCGAGTACCGCCTGGTGACGATGCCCGTGAGTCAGCGCGCCGACCGCGAGTTCGCGTCGCTGTTGCGCGTCGCCGACGAGACGATGGCGGTCGTCTCGGTCCACGCCGACGGCGAGTTAGTCGGCGCCACCGTCGGCGACCTCCCGGGTGCCGTCGCCGCGGTCGAGGCCGCTGACGGATCGGTGGAACCGATCCCGCCGCGGGGTCGGACGCTCGCGGTCGACGAGACCGTGTACGTCGTCGCGAGACCCGAGGCCATCCGCGAGTTGGAGCGGCGTGCGACCGGGGCGGCGACGGACGGCGGCGGCGATGGCGAACCGGACGCGCTGACGTGA
- the ppk1 gene encoding polyphosphate kinase 1 yields the protein MTDDPTPEHDRDADADERPDEQPGDVSTDGVANARQLPASIADLDLAPAAERRVGDADPGDLDEPPVPWARYGAETEPITHDVVDDGAAIDLDDTRVQLSRELSELAFQRRVLHEAVDERNPLLQRLRFLGITTKNMDEFFMKRVGGLKQQLAAGVTETTPDGRSPREQWEAVLDHAHDIFEQQSTCYAESVEPALREAGIHIVSWDELTAHERDRLGEHFERQVMPTLTPLTFDPAHPFPFISNLSLSIAVLTRDEEGERRFSRVKVPQNRPRLVPVGAVSENPGTAGAVEQTADDDDPIRFLPLERLIEANLDALFPDTEVVSASTFRVTRNAEVRRNEEVAEGLIEMIEDVLRQRRFATVVRLEVADDTPDEVRDLLVEHLDVSRREVFDRPEPLALDGFETVVDLDRPDLKPDPWTPQRHPRFAGIDADRPQDLFAELRRDDVLVHHPYQSFGGTVQTFLDAAAHDPDVLAIKAAIYRTAPDSKVIGSLIDAAKNGKEVAVMVELKARFDEENNLRWVKRLEEEGIHVAYGTIGLKTHSKVALVVREEDGDVATYAHVGTGNYHSGTAKGYVDLGLFTADEAIGGDLVNLFNSFTTHARHREYDRLLVAPENLRSRVTELIRNEAAVARDGGDARIVAKMNALEDPEIVRELYRAARAGVDIDLIVRGICRLRPGIEGLSGTVRVHSVVGRFLEHSRIYYFANGEDDGAPAYFVGSADWMTRNLDRRVEAVAPVDDPAIRAELETVLAHMLADNRRRWLMRPDGSYVQLDPGEGDPTLDTHERLAERARQAAPEADTRSSSSDPGREPEVDLDEIYTDMDDR from the coding sequence ATGACCGACGACCCCACTCCCGAGCACGACCGCGACGCCGACGCGGACGAACGGCCGGACGAGCAGCCGGGCGACGTGTCGACCGACGGCGTCGCGAACGCTCGCCAGTTGCCGGCCAGCATCGCGGACCTCGACCTCGCGCCCGCCGCCGAGCGACGGGTCGGCGACGCGGACCCGGGCGACCTCGACGAGCCACCGGTTCCGTGGGCCCGCTACGGGGCGGAGACGGAGCCGATCACCCACGACGTGGTAGACGACGGTGCCGCGATCGACCTGGACGACACACGAGTCCAACTCAGCCGCGAACTGAGCGAACTGGCCTTCCAGCGTCGCGTCCTCCACGAGGCGGTCGACGAGCGGAACCCCCTCCTCCAGCGCCTGCGCTTCCTCGGCATCACGACGAAGAACATGGACGAGTTCTTCATGAAGCGCGTCGGCGGGCTGAAGCAACAGCTCGCCGCGGGCGTCACGGAGACGACCCCCGACGGGCGCAGTCCCCGCGAACAGTGGGAGGCGGTGCTCGACCACGCCCACGACATCTTCGAGCAGCAGTCGACGTGTTACGCGGAGTCGGTCGAACCCGCACTGCGCGAGGCCGGCATTCACATCGTCTCGTGGGACGAGTTGACCGCCCACGAGCGCGACCGCCTGGGAGAGCACTTCGAGCGCCAGGTGATGCCAACGCTCACTCCGCTGACGTTCGACCCGGCCCACCCGTTCCCGTTCATCTCGAATCTCTCGCTGTCGATTGCGGTGCTCACCCGCGACGAGGAGGGCGAGCGCCGTTTCTCGCGAGTGAAGGTGCCCCAGAATCGGCCACGCCTCGTTCCGGTCGGCGCCGTAAGCGAGAACCCCGGCACCGCCGGGGCGGTGGAGCAGACGGCCGACGACGACGACCCGATTCGGTTCCTCCCGCTCGAACGGCTGATCGAGGCGAACCTCGACGCGCTGTTCCCCGACACGGAGGTCGTCTCCGCCTCGACGTTCCGCGTCACGCGCAACGCCGAGGTTCGACGCAACGAGGAGGTCGCCGAGGGGCTGATCGAGATGATCGAGGACGTGCTCCGCCAGCGCCGCTTCGCGACGGTCGTCAGGCTCGAAGTCGCCGACGACACCCCCGACGAGGTGCGCGACCTCCTCGTCGAACATCTCGACGTGAGCCGGCGAGAGGTGTTCGACCGACCCGAACCGCTGGCACTCGACGGCTTCGAGACGGTGGTCGACCTCGACCGTCCCGACCTCAAGCCCGACCCGTGGACCCCGCAGCGACACCCGCGCTTCGCCGGCATCGACGCCGACCGGCCGCAGGACCTGTTCGCGGAACTGCGGCGCGACGACGTGCTCGTCCACCACCCGTACCAGTCGTTCGGCGGCACCGTCCAGACGTTCCTCGACGCCGCCGCCCACGACCCGGACGTGCTCGCGATCAAGGCGGCCATCTACCGGACTGCGCCGGACTCGAAGGTGATCGGGAGCCTCATCGACGCCGCCAAGAACGGCAAGGAGGTCGCGGTGATGGTCGAGTTGAAGGCCCGCTTCGACGAGGAGAACAACCTCCGGTGGGTGAAGCGACTGGAGGAGGAGGGGATCCACGTCGCCTACGGCACCATCGGCCTCAAGACCCACTCGAAGGTCGCGCTCGTCGTCCGCGAGGAGGACGGCGACGTGGCGACGTACGCCCACGTCGGCACCGGCAACTACCACTCCGGCACCGCGAAGGGGTACGTCGACCTCGGACTGTTCACCGCCGACGAGGCCATCGGCGGCGACCTGGTGAACCTGTTCAACTCTTTCACCACCCACGCGCGCCACCGCGAGTACGACCGCCTGCTCGTCGCCCCGGAGAACCTCCGCTCGCGCGTCACCGAGTTGATCCGCAACGAGGCCGCAGTCGCCCGCGACGGCGGTGACGCCCGCATCGTCGCCAAGATGAACGCGCTCGAAGACCCCGAGATCGTGCGAGAGCTGTACCGCGCGGCACGCGCGGGGGTCGACATCGACCTGATCGTCCGCGGGATCTGTCGGCTCCGCCCGGGGATCGAGGGGCTCTCCGGCACTGTCCGCGTCCACAGCGTCGTCGGTCGCTTCCTCGAACACTCGCGGATCTACTACTTCGCCAACGGCGAGGACGACGGGGCGCCGGCGTACTTCGTCGGCTCGGCCGACTGGATGACGCGCAACCTCGACCGCCGCGTCGAGGCGGTCGCCCCCGTCGACGACCCGGCGATCCGCGCGGAGTTGGAGACGGTGCTTGCGCACATGCTCGCCGACAACCGGCGGCGGTGGCTGATGCGTCCCGACGGGAGCTACGTCCAACTCGACCCCGGCGAGGGCGACCCGACCCTGGACACCCACGAGCGCCTCGCCGAGCGCGCCCGGCAGGCCGCCCCGGAGGCAGACACGCGCTCCTCGTCGAGCGACCCCGGTCGAGAACCGGAGGTCGACCTCGACGAGATATACACCGACATGGACGACCGGTAG
- a CDS encoding NAD-binding protein, whose product MAGWRDRFGGRIAVLLVGAAALLSIVAGIGGIITQPANRLPFVAMLPEGVSVLAGFTGAITGFLLLIAAYGLRRGLRAGWAVAIVLLPLTAAQGLVGSTVLGPPLLALSLAALLAVTINRRVFATELDLTTTQWASVAGLVGSLGYSTAGAYALADDFNNIATVTDAVYFSVVTASTVGYGDVTPTSPVAKWFAMSALVLNVAAFAVALGVLFTPLIEARLTNALGRMTDSDIDLLTDHVIVLGYGELTEPLIDELIDAGADFLVVTPDEAVARALRERDGVRVLTADPSDEEPLRRAKVGSARAVVAATNNDAEDALSILTARQLNPEVTIVAAATERENVNKLKRAGANTVISPATIGGHLLVESALGASDTEAVAERLLDDGDETER is encoded by the coding sequence ATGGCAGGCTGGCGAGACCGCTTCGGCGGACGAATCGCGGTGCTCCTCGTCGGCGCGGCAGCGCTGTTGTCGATCGTCGCAGGGATCGGTGGGATCATCACCCAGCCAGCGAATCGGCTCCCGTTCGTCGCGATGTTGCCCGAGGGGGTCAGTGTGCTCGCGGGGTTCACCGGGGCGATCACCGGGTTCCTCCTGCTGATCGCCGCCTACGGACTCCGCCGAGGGCTGCGAGCCGGGTGGGCCGTGGCGATTGTCCTCCTCCCGCTGACGGCGGCACAGGGGCTCGTCGGGTCGACGGTGCTCGGACCGCCGCTGTTGGCGCTGTCGCTTGCGGCGCTGCTCGCGGTCACGATCAACCGTCGGGTGTTCGCCACCGAACTCGACCTCACGACGACCCAGTGGGCGTCGGTCGCCGGTCTCGTCGGTTCGCTCGGCTACTCGACGGCGGGCGCGTACGCGCTCGCGGACGACTTCAACAACATCGCGACCGTCACCGACGCGGTGTACTTCTCGGTCGTCACCGCCTCGACCGTCGGCTACGGCGACGTGACGCCCACCTCTCCGGTCGCGAAGTGGTTCGCGATGTCGGCGCTCGTGCTCAACGTCGCCGCCTTCGCGGTCGCGCTCGGTGTCCTGTTCACCCCGCTCATCGAAGCCCGCCTCACCAACGCACTCGGACGCATGACAGACTCAGACATCGACCTGCTCACCGACCACGTGATCGTGCTCGGCTACGGCGAACTCACCGAACCGCTCATCGACGAACTGATCGACGCCGGCGCAGACTTCCTCGTCGTCACCCCCGACGAGGCCGTCGCACGCGCGCTCCGCGAGCGCGACGGCGTCCGCGTGTTGACGGCAGATCCCTCCGACGAGGAACCGTTGCGCCGCGCCAAGGTCGGGAGCGCCCGCGCGGTCGTCGCCGCGACGAACAACGACGCCGAGGACGCGCTGTCGATCCTCACGGCGCGCCAACTCAACCCGGAGGTGACCATCGTCGCCGCCGCGACCGAGCGCGAGAATGTGAACAAACTGAAGCGCGCCGGCGCGAACACGGTCATCTCGCCGGCGACCATCGGCGGCCACCTCCTCGTCGAGTCTGCGCTCGGGGCGTCCGACACCGAGGCCGTGGCCGAGCGACTGCTCGACGACGGCGACGAGACAGAACGATAG
- a CDS encoding HIT family protein has translation MDQVFAPWRIEWVERDDEESVDGCPFCVLPERDADRASRVVARSDRAFVLLNNYPYNPGHAMVIPRVHEGSYAALDDATLLDHARLKQRTIRALETALDPNGVNAGENLGGAAAGGSIDDHLHTHVVPRWEGDTNFMPVVAETKVIVEALEDTWERLRDAFAEQEGASVDGDDDAVEFSFA, from the coding sequence ATGGATCAGGTGTTCGCGCCGTGGCGGATCGAGTGGGTCGAGCGCGACGACGAGGAGTCGGTCGACGGCTGTCCGTTCTGCGTGCTCCCCGAACGCGACGCCGACCGGGCGTCGCGAGTGGTCGCCCGCTCCGACCGGGCATTCGTGCTCCTCAACAACTATCCGTACAACCCCGGGCACGCGATGGTGATCCCGCGTGTCCACGAGGGGTCGTACGCCGCCCTCGACGACGCGACGCTCCTCGACCACGCGCGGCTGAAACAGCGGACGATCCGGGCGCTGGAGACGGCGCTGGACCCCAACGGCGTCAACGCGGGCGAGAACCTCGGCGGCGCGGCCGCCGGCGGGTCGATCGACGACCACCTCCACACGCACGTCGTCCCCCGGTGGGAGGGCGACACGAACTTCATGCCCGTCGTCGCCGAGACGAAGGTGATCGTCGAGGCGCTCGAGGACACGTGGGAGCGCCTCCGCGACGCCTTCGCCGAGCAGGAGGGGGCGAGCGTCGACGGCGACGACGACGCCGTCGAGTTCTCGTTCGCGTAG
- a CDS encoding HPP family protein has translation MADDAPPDGDSDGETPGPATPGIADRAFAAVARAGRCVRRIERRELVEFRRWIENTENLLHLTVVLVVPLVVALVTELSNSLTLFSFLLFPPLASGSYTLFANPGGEYADPKRFVGGLTVGAACGWAALRVIDVVSVGSGLAINPTAAAFSILLAGVTTWALGVEEPSAYSASLLVLAAPDRAGLYVLFTLVGSTLVAGVFLAWRHWFYDRRASLLYESIRGDDNVIVPMRGEGAERTALFAARLAVPHEAGKVVLLDVVDDEADADAVAEHLEDRAARIRRDVGVPCEVVVAAGDPLVTLRRAAEETGCDLVATPYEAGDDGATAFVRSVFEGPLDAVAFRSVSTGDRWRRVLVLMARPGDSAHAMVDFANRLARDKGAVSVCTCIGSERERRAAEARLANVVETVDGPVETRVARSDVESFVDAHAGAYDVVMLGSSGDRSGVSRIVSPPTFERLRGVDCDVAVVDRGDPH, from the coding sequence ATGGCGGACGACGCTCCACCGGACGGCGACTCCGACGGCGAGACACCGGGCCCAGCGACGCCCGGCATCGCCGACCGCGCGTTCGCCGCCGTCGCACGTGCCGGCCGGTGTGTGAGGCGGATCGAACGGCGGGAACTCGTCGAGTTCCGGCGTTGGATCGAGAACACGGAGAACCTGCTGCACCTCACCGTGGTGCTCGTCGTGCCGCTCGTCGTCGCGCTCGTCACGGAGCTGTCGAACTCGCTGACGCTGTTCTCGTTCCTGCTGTTCCCGCCACTGGCGTCCGGGTCCTACACACTGTTCGCGAACCCGGGTGGTGAGTACGCCGACCCCAAACGGTTCGTGGGCGGGCTGACCGTCGGCGCCGCCTGTGGCTGGGCGGCGTTGCGTGTGATCGACGTCGTCTCGGTGGGCTCTGGGCTGGCGATCAATCCCACGGCGGCGGCGTTCTCCATCCTCCTCGCCGGGGTCACGACGTGGGCACTCGGGGTGGAGGAGCCGTCGGCGTACTCGGCGTCACTGCTCGTGCTCGCGGCGCCCGACCGGGCGGGGCTGTACGTGCTGTTCACGCTCGTGGGGTCGACGCTCGTCGCGGGCGTGTTCCTCGCGTGGCGGCACTGGTTCTACGACCGGCGCGCCTCGCTGCTGTACGAGTCGATCCGGGGCGACGACAACGTGATCGTGCCGATGCGCGGCGAGGGAGCCGAGCGGACGGCGCTGTTCGCCGCCAGACTCGCCGTCCCCCACGAGGCCGGGAAGGTGGTGCTCCTCGACGTCGTCGACGACGAGGCAGACGCCGACGCCGTCGCCGAGCACCTCGAGGACCGGGCCGCCCGGATCCGTCGGGACGTGGGCGTCCCCTGTGAGGTGGTCGTCGCCGCCGGCGACCCGCTCGTCACCCTCCGGCGGGCCGCCGAGGAGACGGGCTGTGACCTGGTCGCGACGCCGTACGAGGCGGGCGACGACGGCGCCACGGCGTTCGTCCGGTCGGTGTTCGAGGGCCCGTTGGACGCCGTCGCGTTCCGGTCGGTGTCGACGGGCGACCGCTGGCGGCGGGTACTCGTGTTGATGGCGCGCCCGGGCGACTCCGCCCACGCGATGGTCGACTTCGCGAACCGGCTCGCGCGTGACAAGGGGGCCGTCTCCGTGTGCACGTGTATCGGCAGCGAGCGCGAGCGTCGCGCCGCCGAGGCGCGCCTCGCGAACGTCGTCGAGACGGTCGACGGCCCCGTCGAGACGCGGGTCGCCCGCTCTGACGTGGAGTCGTTCGTCGACGCTCACGCCGGTGCCTACGACGTGGTGATGCTGGGCTCGTCCGGGGACCGATCGGGCGTGTCGCGGATCGTGTCGCCACCGACGTTCGAACGGCTCCGCGGCGTCGACTGCGACGTCGCCGTCGTCGACCGCGGCGATCCGCACTGA
- a CDS encoding potassium channel family protein: MPAASLPVQVLLGLYLGLLTGIVPALVAWTLGFAFKYFTGVSIPGFGVVVLSLAIAGVNGGLLALNDQSIQDAANGTALLIAIIVVLMISLYAHAKGDAMGAALPKRITLKSLTERTLSTDVVDLANGRGKVTVTVVGEVADIEGYPALPADLRASIRAFSDSFDADLPLSELEDAVAARLRSEFDLAETTVRLDAQARATVAAAPPLAGVSKRVPEGKRAVSVAALLPTGLARGDEVSVDTEAGETVSGTVVAAKTTGAPKEAPQPDPDDDAAPVAPTSPTTTGGDGRLTLAVDRQAASTLLDATARQVTVRSRGTRREFELLSLLRRAGKRFRRVAVRADSALDGRSLRETAVRDEYGVAVLAVRDGGRWRLAPDGEVTPTAGADLIVVGTRGDLDRFGREVAV, encoded by the coding sequence ATGCCCGCCGCTTCACTCCCGGTGCAGGTCCTCCTCGGACTGTACCTGGGACTGCTCACCGGGATCGTCCCCGCGCTCGTCGCGTGGACGCTCGGCTTCGCGTTCAAGTACTTCACCGGCGTCTCCATCCCCGGATTCGGTGTGGTCGTCCTGTCGCTCGCCATCGCCGGCGTCAACGGCGGCCTCCTCGCGCTCAACGACCAGTCGATCCAAGACGCCGCCAACGGCACCGCGCTCCTCATCGCGATCATCGTCGTCCTCATGATCTCGCTGTACGCGCACGCGAAGGGCGACGCGATGGGGGCGGCGCTCCCGAAGCGAATCACGCTCAAGAGCCTCACCGAACGGACGCTCTCGACGGACGTGGTCGACCTCGCGAACGGGCGCGGGAAGGTCACCGTCACCGTGGTCGGCGAGGTCGCCGACATCGAGGGGTACCCCGCGCTCCCGGCGGACCTCCGGGCGTCGATCCGCGCGTTCTCGGACAGCTTCGACGCAGACCTCCCACTGAGCGAGTTGGAGGACGCGGTCGCGGCCAGGCTCCGCTCGGAGTTCGATCTCGCCGAGACGACGGTCAGGCTCGACGCGCAGGCGCGGGCGACCGTCGCCGCCGCACCGCCGCTGGCGGGCGTCTCGAAGCGCGTCCCCGAGGGGAAACGCGCGGTGTCGGTGGCGGCGCTGCTCCCGACGGGGCTCGCACGCGGAGACGAGGTGTCCGTCGACACCGAGGCTGGCGAGACGGTCTCGGGGACGGTCGTCGCCGCCAAGACGACCGGGGCACCGAAGGAGGCGCCCCAGCCGGACCCCGACGACGACGCCGCTCCAGTCGCACCGACGTCGCCTACGACGACGGGCGGCGACGGACGGCTGACGCTCGCGGTCGACCGGCAGGCGGCGAGTACCCTCCTCGACGCGACGGCCCGGCAGGTGACGGTCCGGTCGCGCGGGACGCGTCGCGAGTTCGAACTGCTGTCGCTGCTGCGCCGTGCCGGCAAACGGTTCCGCCGCGTCGCCGTCCGAGCGGACAGCGCGCTCGACGGTCGGAGCCTCCGCGAGACGGCCGTGCGCGACGAGTACGGCGTCGCCGTGTTGGCGGTCCGAGACGGTGGGCGGTGGCGACTCGCCCCCGACGGCGAGGTGACGCCGACCGCGGGCGCGGACCTCATCGTCGTCGGCACCCGCGGTGACCTCGACCGGTTCGGTCGAGAGGTGGCCGTGTGA
- a CDS encoding ubiquitin-like small modifier protein 1, producing MNWKLFADLAEAAGESEPSVEATDAATVGEALDALLEAYPALAVRVLDEDGDLRGHINLLRNGRDVREGEGLETPVDDDDELALFPPVSGG from the coding sequence ATGAACTGGAAGCTGTTCGCGGACCTCGCGGAGGCCGCCGGCGAGTCGGAGCCGTCGGTCGAGGCCACAGACGCGGCCACCGTCGGCGAGGCGCTGGACGCCCTGCTGGAGGCGTACCCCGCGCTTGCAGTCCGGGTCCTCGACGAGGACGGCGACCTCCGGGGACACATCAATCTCCTCCGCAACGGTCGCGACGTTCGCGAGGGCGAGGGCCTGGAGACGCCGGTCGACGACGACGACGAACTCGCGCTGTTTCCCCCCGTCAGCGGCGGGTGA
- a CDS encoding nucleoside phosphorylase, giving the protein MANQPHLLVDEGDVHDIALIPGNPDRVDRIANHCDESELVSENREYRIVNATYDGVDLTICSTGIGCPSAAIAIEELRNVGVETVIRVGTCGGLQTDVEIGDMVVATGAAKEEGTSKRYESETYPAVPDYETLTALVDAAEANDEQVHVGPIVSDDAFYNESDEYVADWEEAGLLAIEMEAAAVFSLARRRGMNAGAICTADGNLVAGTQKGADSEEELPEKAKNNVGRAIDIALDAVASL; this is encoded by the coding sequence ATGGCCAACCAGCCCCACCTGCTCGTCGACGAGGGCGACGTTCACGACATCGCACTCATCCCGGGCAACCCCGACCGCGTCGACCGGATCGCGAACCACTGCGACGAGTCGGAACTCGTCTCCGAGAACCGCGAGTACCGCATCGTCAACGCGACGTACGACGGCGTCGACCTCACGATCTGTTCGACGGGGATCGGCTGCCCCTCCGCCGCCATCGCCATCGAGGAACTCCGCAACGTCGGCGTCGAGACGGTCATCCGCGTCGGCACCTGCGGCGGCCTCCAGACGGACGTCGAGATCGGCGACATGGTCGTCGCCACCGGCGCCGCGAAGGAGGAGGGGACGAGCAAGCGCTACGAGTCCGAGACGTACCCCGCAGTGCCGGACTACGAGACGCTCACCGCGCTCGTCGACGCCGCCGAGGCGAACGACGAACAGGTGCACGTCGGCCCCATCGTCTCCGACGACGCGTTCTACAACGAGTCCGACGAGTACGTCGCCGACTGGGAGGAGGCGGGCCTGCTCGCCATCGAGATGGAGGCCGCCGCCGTGTTCTCGCTGGCGCGCCGCCGCGGGATGAACGCCGGCGCCATCTGCACCGCCGACGGCAACCTCGTCGCCGGCACCCAGAAGGGCGCCGACTCCGAGGAGGAACTGCCCGAGAAGGCGAAGAACAACGTCGGGCGCGCCATCGACATCGCGCTCGACGCCGTCGCGTCGCTGTAA
- the map gene encoding type II methionyl aminopeptidase — protein sequence MSALDEDVLEKHREAGEILTTVMGEAREMVEPGVTHLEVAEFAEERIREEGAGIAFPVNISIDEEASHATPERDDPTEFGEDVVCLDIGVHVDGYIADAAVTVDLAGETELVEAAEQALEAAVDAAGPGVPVGEIGAEIEDVIDAYDYTPVYNLSGHGVERYDAHTGPNVPNRGVDRSVELEPGQVVAIEPFATTGRGKVGEGNDEEIFELTQDVSVRNRAARQALEQVREFDGLPFAARWLDSSRDEMALRRLVQQGAVKGYPVLKEQDGELVSQAEHTLIVTDDGVEVTTAGLFS from the coding sequence ATGAGTGCCCTCGACGAGGACGTCCTCGAGAAGCACCGCGAGGCCGGCGAGATCCTGACGACCGTGATGGGCGAGGCGCGCGAGATGGTGGAACCCGGCGTCACGCACCTGGAGGTCGCCGAGTTCGCCGAGGAGCGCATCCGCGAGGAGGGCGCCGGGATCGCGTTCCCGGTGAACATCTCCATCGACGAGGAGGCGAGCCACGCGACGCCCGAGCGCGACGACCCCACGGAGTTCGGCGAGGACGTCGTCTGTCTCGACATCGGCGTCCACGTCGACGGCTACATCGCCGACGCGGCGGTGACAGTCGACCTCGCTGGGGAGACGGAACTCGTCGAGGCCGCCGAGCAGGCGCTGGAGGCCGCCGTCGACGCCGCCGGGCCGGGCGTCCCCGTGGGCGAGATCGGCGCCGAGATCGAAGACGTGATCGACGCGTACGACTACACGCCCGTCTACAACCTCTCGGGCCACGGCGTCGAGCGGTACGACGCCCACACCGGCCCGAACGTCCCCAACCGCGGCGTCGACCGCTCCGTCGAACTGGAGCCGGGGCAGGTCGTCGCCATCGAGCCGTTCGCGACGACTGGGCGCGGCAAAGTCGGCGAGGGCAACGACGAGGAGATCTTCGAGTTGACGCAGGACGTCTCCGTGCGAAATCGTGCGGCCCGCCAGGCGCTCGAACAGGTCCGCGAGTTCGACGGTCTCCCCTTTGCGGCGCGCTGGCTCGACTCCTCGCGCGACGAGATGGCGCTCCGCCGCCTCGTCCAGCAGGGCGCCGTCAAGGGGTACCCGGTGCTCAAAGAGCAAGACGGCGAGCTAGTGAGTCAGGCCGAACACACGCTGATCGTCACCGACGACGGCGTCGAGGTCACGACGGCGGGCCTGTTCTCCTGA
- a CDS encoding metallophosphoesterase family protein: MSAPRFGPEVEPLHRRVDVSDWEEVYVVGDVHGCPDELDRLLSNLSVTDDDLVVFVGDLVRKGPDSKAVVDRVREADNMLTVRGNNEEKLLRGDKELSALTDDDLDWMASLPVAISWAGDDETPGALVVHGGVDPRVPLAEHTVDDLQNNRSLLPGGSYGDRPYWWEQYDGPQRVFFGHTVLAQPVVREFAVGLDTGCVYGGELTAYDWREDAFVTVAPEETAEERADRKILEPPFHSDANADARLTTVESESD, encoded by the coding sequence ATGAGTGCGCCGCGATTCGGGCCGGAGGTCGAACCGCTCCATAGACGGGTCGACGTGTCCGACTGGGAGGAGGTGTACGTCGTCGGCGACGTGCACGGGTGCCCAGACGAACTCGACCGGCTACTGTCGAACCTGAGCGTCACCGACGACGACCTCGTCGTCTTCGTCGGCGACCTCGTGCGCAAGGGCCCCGACAGCAAGGCCGTCGTCGACCGCGTCCGCGAGGCAGACAACATGCTGACCGTCCGCGGGAACAACGAGGAGAAGCTCCTCCGCGGCGACAAGGAGCTGTCGGCCCTCACCGACGACGACCTCGACTGGATGGCGTCGCTGCCGGTCGCCATCTCGTGGGCCGGCGACGACGAGACGCCCGGCGCGCTGGTCGTCCACGGCGGCGTCGACCCCCGCGTCCCGCTCGCCGAACACACCGTCGACGACCTCCAGAACAACCGCTCGCTGCTGCCCGGCGGCTCCTACGGCGACCGCCCGTACTGGTGGGAGCAGTACGACGGCCCCCAGCGGGTCTTCTTCGGGCACACCGTGCTCGCACAGCCGGTCGTCCGGGAGTTCGCCGTCGGCCTCGACACCGGCTGTGTGTACGGCGGCGAGTTGACGGCGTACGACTGGCGCGAGGACGCGTTCGTCACGGTGGCTCCCGAGGAGACCGCCGAAGAGCGCGCCGATCGGAAGATCCTTGAACCACCGTTCCACAGCGACGCGAACGCGGACGCCCGCCTCACGACGGTCGAGAGCGAGTCGGACTGA